From the Ramlibacter agri genome, the window CGCTGTCGGACACGGTCGGCTTCATCCGCGACCTGCCGCACGGCCTGATCGACGCCTTCCAGGCGACCCTGCAGGAGGCGGCCGACGCCGACCTGCTGCTGCACGTGGTGGACGCGGCCAACCCGCACCATTCCGAGCAGATCGAGGAAGTGCAGCGCGTGCTGCACGAGATCGGCGCGGCCGACGTGCAGCAGCTGATCGTCTTCAACAAGATCGACGCGCTGCCGCCCGAGCGCCAGCCGCAACGCATGGTCGACCGCTTCGAGGTCGAAGGCAGGCAGGCGCCGCGCGTCTTCGTGAGCAGCCAGACCGGCGAGGGCCTGCCTGCCTTGCGCGGCGAACTGGCGCGCATCCTGGCAGAGCGCGCTCCGCTTGAGCCGGCGCAAGCCGAAACCTCAGCCTGAACGGGCACAATGCGCTTGCCGACAACAAGAGTACGCACCGAATGAAGCTTCTTTCGCGAAGCCTGGTCCCGGCCGGCCTGCGTGGCCGCCTGAGGGGGATGTTCAATCTGAACGATCCCCGCTGGGGCCGTGGCGAGGACAAGAATTCCGGCGACGACCGGAACCAGGGCAAGGGACCGAACCAGGGCCCGCCGGACCTCGACGAGCTGTGGCGAGATTTCAATCGCAAGCTCGGAGGCCTCTTCGGGGGCCGCAAGGGCGGCGGCTACGGCGGCGGCAACGGCAACTTCCAGCCGGACATGAAGAGCGCCGGCGTCGGCGCGGGCCTCATCGCCATCGTGGTGGTCATCATCTGGATGGGCACCGGCATCTTCATCGTGCAGGAAGGGCAGCAGGCCGTCATCACGCGCTTCGGCAAGTACAGCGCCACGGTCGGCGCGGGCTTCAACTGGCGCCTGCCGTACCCGATCGAGCGCCACGAGGTGGTGCAGGTCACGCAGATCCGCTCGGTGGACGTGGGCCGCGACAACGTCGTGCGCGCGACCGGCCTCAAGGAGTCGGCGATGCTGACCGAGGACGAGAACATCGTCGAGATCAAGTTCGCCGTGCAGTACCGCCTGAACAACGCGCGGGCCTGGCTGTTCGAAAGCAAGAACCCGCAGGAAGCGGTGGTGCAGGCCGCCGAGACCGCGGTGCGCGAAGTCGTCGGCAAGATGCGCATGGACTCGGCGCTGGCCGAGGAGCGCGACCAGATCGCGCCGCGCGTGCGCGCCTTGATGCAGAGCATCCTGGACCGCTACAACATCGGCGTCGAAGTCGTCGCCATCAACCTGCAGCAAGGCGGGGTGCGCCCGCCCGAGCAGGTGCAGGCGGCCTTCGACGACGTGCTGCGCGCCGGCCAGGAGCGCGAGCGCGCCAAGAACGAGGCGCAGGCCTATGCCAACGACGTGATCCCGCGCGCCGCCGGCGCCGCTTCGCGCCTGCAGCAGGAAGCCGAGGGCTACAAGGCGCGCATCGTCGCGCAGGCCCAGGGCGACTCGCAGCGCTTCAAATTGCTGCTGGCCGAGTACCAGCGCTCGCCACAGGTCACGCGCGACCGCCTCTATATCGAGGCCATGCAGAACATCTACAGCAACGTCACCAAGGTGATGATGGAATCGCGCGCGGGCGGCAACATGCTGTTCCTGCCGCTGGACAAGATCATCCAGCAGGTGTCGAACCAGGGCGCTGCCGCGAGCAGCGCGCCGGCTGCCCCGGCGCCGGATACCGCGCCGCCGGCAGCCTCGAGCTCCGGCTCCCTGCCGCCCGCCGCCGGCGACGCGCGCACCCGCGACAACGGCCGCAGCCGCGAGCGCGAGACGCGCTAGGACACCGCCATGAACAGGATAGGATTCATCGTCACTTCGCTGCTGGTGGCCGTCGCGCTGCTCAGCTCCATGCTGTTCGTCGTCGACCAGCGCCAGTTCGGCGTCGTCTACGCTTTCGGCCAGATCAAGGACGTGATCACCACGCCCGGCCTCAACTTCAAGCTGCCGCCGCCCTTCCAGAACGTCAGTTACCTGGACAAGCGCCTGCTGACGCTGGACAGCGTGGACACCGAGTCCATGCTGACGGCGGAGAAGCAGCGCGTCGTGATCGACTGGTTCGTGCGCTGGCGCATCAGCGACCCGTCGCAGTACATCCGCAACGTGGGCCTGGACGAAGCCGCCGGCGCCAGCCGCCTGAACAGCGTGGTGCGCAGCGCCTTCCAGGAGGAAGTGAACCGCTTCACCGTGCGCGAGCTGCTGTCGGTCAAGCGCGAGCAGATCATGGCCGACGTCAAGCGCGAAGTGCTGGAGGTGGTGAAGGGCGCCAAGCCCTGGGGCGTCGACATCGTCGACGTGCGCATCACCCGCGCCGACTACGTCGAAGCCATCACCGAGTCGGTCTACCGCCGCATGGAAGCCGAGCGCAAGCGCGTGGCCAACGAGCTGCGCTCCACGGGCGCCGCCGAGGGCGAGAAGATCCGCGCCGACGCCGACCGCCAGCGCGAGGTGATCGTGGCCAACGCCTACCGCG encodes:
- the hflC gene encoding protease modulator HflC; this encodes MNRIGFIVTSLLVAVALLSSMLFVVDQRQFGVVYAFGQIKDVITTPGLNFKLPPPFQNVSYLDKRLLTLDSVDTESMLTAEKQRVVIDWFVRWRISDPSQYIRNVGLDEAAGASRLNSVVRSAFQEEVNRFTVRELLSVKREQIMADVKREVLEVVKGAKPWGVDIVDVRITRADYVEAITESVYRRMEAERKRVANELRSTGAAEGEKIRADADRQREVIVANAYRDAQKVKGEGDAQAAALYAEAFGRDPAFAQFYRSLEAYKSSFNKKSDVMVVDPNGIEFFRAFRNGGNAAPAPAAPHR
- the hflK gene encoding FtsH protease activity modulator HflK, which encodes MKLLSRSLVPAGLRGRLRGMFNLNDPRWGRGEDKNSGDDRNQGKGPNQGPPDLDELWRDFNRKLGGLFGGRKGGGYGGGNGNFQPDMKSAGVGAGLIAIVVVIIWMGTGIFIVQEGQQAVITRFGKYSATVGAGFNWRLPYPIERHEVVQVTQIRSVDVGRDNVVRATGLKESAMLTEDENIVEIKFAVQYRLNNARAWLFESKNPQEAVVQAAETAVREVVGKMRMDSALAEERDQIAPRVRALMQSILDRYNIGVEVVAINLQQGGVRPPEQVQAAFDDVLRAGQERERAKNEAQAYANDVIPRAAGAASRLQQEAEGYKARIVAQAQGDSQRFKLLLAEYQRSPQVTRDRLYIEAMQNIYSNVTKVMMESRAGGNMLFLPLDKIIQQVSNQGAAASSAPAAPAPDTAPPAASSSGSLPPAAGDARTRDNGRSRERETR